GCTGACAAGTGCGTCGGAACTGCCGTTGCAGCACTTACTTGCGCTTTGGCTTAGGCCGGATGAAAGGATCTGTCTCCTTCTTTTTGCggatcatcgggggtcgGGGCTTGGGAGCAGCTTGGTTGGGAGCCTAGATTGACAATATATCAGTATGAAGAATTAACAAGAAAGTCAACCAAGAACATTACGCTTACATATGCTCCTGGTCTCATTGGCGGGGCCCTTGTCGGGTCATTTTCGGTCGGATACGCTTGGCCATCGCGAGAAGGTTTGATAAGACCCTAAGAAAGGATCAGTATGGGTGAAAGCTAGTTAGTTGATTCAGTGAACGGAAAAACTCACTCCTGGCGGGCAGTTGGTTGCCGGGCCCTTGTTGCCATGGCGAGCATTGGCCACTGGGTTGTCGCGAGAGGGACCAGAAAGACCCGGGTGACCAGAAAGACCGGGATGACCACGACCCAATGGGCCCCTGGGGGCATTGTTTGGGGGATGCGGCTGTCCGGTACGAGGACGTTGCGCTTGTGGTCCATCAGAGGAAGAGTCATCACGTTTTCTCTTCGTGTAACTATCAACAGGGTTCGCTGGTGGGTTTGCATTCGTAGCTTGAACAACAGGGATTTTGGGGTTATGGCCTCCCAGTTGACGCTGTCGCTGTCGCTCGGTGAATGAATCTTGACGTTGCTTGAGGTTGAGCTCGTCCCTCCCAAGGCGAGATTTCTCAAACTTCGAAAGAACTTTTGTGGACTTGCAGTTGTGGGACGAATGCCCACATTCGCCGCATTCAAGGCATCGTTCAGCACGGCAGGCAACCTTGGTGTGACCAGCCCGACCGCAGCGCAAACAGTTTCCTCGAGCATTCGCCTTTGCCTCGTCATTGTCGCAGTTGTGGGTGAAGTGGTTGGCGCTTCCACAGATCCCACACATTTTCGTCGGATCTAAGCCCTTGCTTCCCCCAGAAGGTCCGTCCGGTCGTGAAATTGAGGGTGAACTACGCCTAGAAGTAGAGACCGAGACGGAGCGCGAGTCAAGGCCAACAGAGGCCGATGAAGGTCGGGAAATAGGTGGTGCAGGGGGTTCATAGTCGGGTGAGTCTGGTGTTTCTTCGGTGCCAAGGTCGACCATTTCAATCTCCTTGTAGCCGGTGAACTGCGGCTTCTGCAGGATTTTCACAATATCACCCTCCGTGTAGACATTTCGCTCCCGTGCGTTCTTAATGAGACCATTCCAGAACTGACCCTGTTCTAGGGACTGCGAGTTACCCAGAACCCAAAGCGATGACTTGGCACGGGTGAGACCGACGTTCATACGGCGGATATCAGCCAAGAAACCAATTCCCTTGTTGGATGCACGCACACAAGAAAAGATAATGACTTCGCTTTCTCTACCTTGGAAGGCATCGGTTGTATTGAAATCAACCTTTCTCAGAATGTCTTCGCCGTATCGTTGGGTAAACTGGTTCTTGAGCTCCCTCAGTTGGCCCTTGTAAGGTGTGATGATGCCAATCTTGCCCGCGAAGTCATATTCTTTCACGTCCGTGATCAAACGATCATACAGTTGCATGGCCACTTGTAACTCTGCGTAATTGATTAAGGAGTGGCCTCTGGCCGCAGATGAGTGCATGCCCTGAACATCGAAAAATCGGTAAGGACTGAGAAGCTCGCTTTGATGCCACGGACGCTGGCGAAGCTTAGCCATGTCTGGTCCATCCTGCAATTTGCCATCGTAGAACGTAACACTGGGGAAATGACTTATGGCTGGATGCATACGGTACTGGATATCCAGCAAGTGCACATCTTGAGGGTGATTCTTCTGCATGCGGACGAACAAACTTTGTTCGTACTGGAACTTGGAGGCCATCTTTGATAGAACAGTTGGAGGCAACTGTTTGGGATCACCGACAAGAACGCATTTCGAGCAGCCGTACTTCAGTGGGATAAGAGCACTGAGTTCAATACACTGTGCCGCCTCATCGATGATGACGGTCTCAAACTCGACATTCATACCCTGGAAAATTTCATGTCCAGAACCGCTAAGGGTAGTGCAAATGACATGAGATTCGTTGATGATTTGTTCTTGGATCCGCCGTTTATGCATATCAGCATTACGAGCCAGCGTATGGTTCTGATCACGAGCCTTATCAATGGAAGTGCTGAGTTGAGATCGCTTCTTTTTCATTAAGTCAAACTCGCGCTCTAGCTCTTCCGGAGGAGGTAATCCCTTTGCTCGTGCCTCGTCAAGTTGCCCCCGAAGTTCTTTGAATGAAGTATCAGTTGTCTTATGCTCTTCGTAGAGCTTCTGCAAGTCGACTCCATTTCCTTTGCTGGGATCCTGGTTCAGACGGGCATTGACCATCTCATCGAGGGTGACGTCCAACACCTTGGTGTTGATCGCGTCACTTCTTCCTAGACGCAGGACAGAGACCTTTTCTTGCCGACCATTAGTCGTCCTCACACCATCCTTCAATCGCATGACCAATTCGTCGACAGCGGCATTACTAGGCGCACACAGGAGAAGTTTCTTCGAAAGAGCGTTTCTCGCAACAGGAGCACCATTAACTTTGATCAATTGTTTCCCAAGTACGTCGCTTAGGAGACTTCCGACAAGTGCGATGATGGTCTTGGTCTTTCCCGAGCCAGGAGGACCTTGGATGAGAGTAAATGCGTCGTTGTCGACAGCTGACTTGATGGCTCTGGCCTGAGCACGATTGATGGAGTAATTATCCATGATAGGCTGCAGCCTTGTATCTGAATAAGTGAGAAGAGGTGAAGGCTTAGCCAAGACAATCTCTTCGCATAGATCATAGTACTGCAACGCCATCAGAGCACCGTATTCACGCTCCACCGGGGTCAAAGAAGTAATCTTGGCGCCCCAGGCCTCGGTCCCCGGCCCAAAAGAAGACAGGAACTTGTTGTTCCCAGGATTTACCCGATATGTGACCTCCATCTTTTTATTCTTCCGATTGACACCACAGACACGCGCGAGAACATGGGGCACACTTGGGTCACTTGTGAGTTTGGGCGAGTTGGAGAATAACACCAAATCACCTTCACCCAAGCTAAAATCCTTTGGGGGAAGACCAAGCGGCTGGGTGCTGAATTCGATCCACGAGTCGACAGCCAGCCGGGTCATGACTTTGACTTCGAAGGGTCGGAAAGAACCTTCGTCCTTCGCCTGTTGGAAACCTTGCCACGCTTCAAGAATCAACAAAGGTTCGAATGTTCTCTGATAGTCATCGGGTGTGCGGAACGTGTTTGAGACCAGGGAATAATCAGTGCGGTCCGTGGTGGGAGGAAGATCGCCGGTTGCAAAAAAGTCCCAAGAGAGGATTGAGTGGTGAAGAGAACCCAGATCTGGAGCCAGGCGAGCCCGCATGTCCCTGACAGACCGATGGCGCTTGACCTTTTTGATGGGTTGCTGTTGGAGAGATTGTTTCTTGCTCAATTCATAGGCCGCGACAGCATCGGGTTTCTTCGGTTTGGCACCAAAGAGTTCCTTGTCTAACTCATCTTCGCTCTCGGAATCAGACTCATCACCAGATGAAACCATCATGCTGTCTGCGGGGGTTGTATGATCTTTACCCTTGATACCAATACCTTTCAGGCCAGAGCCTTGTTCAGCTGTTTGCTCCCCAACACCATGTGCGGGCGTATTCTTCTTGAGTCTCGCGAGCTCAATCAGATCacgcttcttcttggcctccCTTTCCCGTTCGCGCTTCTCCCGGAAAGATAGAACGTGGGTGGTGTCATCGTTGGCGCGCACAGGAGGAACTGACTTGGGAAACATGTTCGGACGGAATATCTCCGGACGGTTCTTGACAGCTGTTGAGGATCGCATTTTGGCTGCTTTTTCAGCTTCCCGTTTAGCTTGGGTTGCGAGGCGAGCTTTGTTGAATTCGACAGAAGAAGACAGTTCAAGAAGAGTTTGGTCGTTCAAAATATCATCATCAAAGTCATCGTCACTGGTGATGCGAGAGGAAGGGCTCGAGACATCAGAGGGTTTGGCAAAAGCGGTGATCGAAGACTGCTTCTTGAGAGAAGCAGTTGAGGCAGTGACGACAGGTTTCTTGTAGTACGCCTCCAATGAGCGGACTAATTCTGCCTTTTCACGTTGATTGAGGATTGTTTTGATTGTGCCATTGACAGCAACTCCCTCAATAAAGCTCAATGCATCTGGCCTCACAGTGGTCACATTCATCCCACCCAGCCTGCGTAGAAGCTTTGACACCAGCCCTACGAGAGTAGTTGCAAGAAACTCATCCTTCAACCTAAGCCATTTTACCATGGCACTCATTGTGGCAGTTGGTGACTTGAGGAAATTCTCGGAGGCAGAGGTCTGCCCCGGATCTGCATTCCCTACAGCCCCCAAGAACACACCATACTGATCAAAGAGAAGGTCGGCGAACTGGATCGTGTCACGGCAAAATTCAAGCATGACAGTCTTATCATTACCCCGAAGGTGCCATGCCTCGGTCTCATCAAAGATCGTAGTCAATGCCAGCCACAGATACTCCCAGAGCTTCTGCAGCGACATGACCTCCCGGCGATCAGTGAGGTTACGAGTTCGCAGCATACCAGTTTGACTGTCACATAATATCTCTACAATGTCTGTACCAGTGTGTAGCATTCTTGGGGCGGGTGCAAAGGTCTTCATGTTAGAGATCCGACGAAATGACCAACTGAGGCCGTAGATCGTAGTTGTGAACGAAGATTGGAGGAGGTGAGAGATGGCATCTCGTCGAGCTGACTGGCTGCTGACGGCCTTGATCAGATCAACTGCAGCTGTGTAAGTGTCATAGTCGGCGGCAAACAAAGCCGAAATCACAGCGCTACTAGTATCCTGACTTCGGAACAACGTTTCAAGGTGCTCGGGTGGGAAGTCTGCGAGTCGCCCGATGATCCGACTTGAGAGGTTGGTGAGATGGCCATAGATCATATTGAAATGGGTCTTCTCCTTGTTCCCTTCTCCTTTCGTGGGAAACATCTCTAACCCAACCAGGGGCAAGATTCCTAGGAGGGCCGAACTTGATAGCGGGAGGTTGTCTCGGTGGAGGTGCTTAATAACAGCATCCCATATGGGCGCCGAGTAGGTAGAAACTCCGTGGGCGAGGGTACCGTGCTTCAAAAGGGCCTCATAATCGGTCTTCAATGACTGACACTCCAATGCCAAGGTGTTGCGTACAACTTCCATGCGCTGCGCGCGAATGTCCTCCTGCCGACTTCGCTCAATATCAAAAGTCGGAGGGTTGATGATTACGTTAATTGTATCACCAACCACTCCCATTGTCTCTGCCAACACGATCCGAGTAACTGTGCCCCGGGAAGATTCATTTTCCGTGAAGCGGCGTAGTGTTTGAAGGAGGCTGGCCAAGCCAATATCAAAGCAGTGGTACCGTGACAAATTGGGATACTGGGTATCTTGAAGGCGACCGAGTAATTGTAATGCCAAGAACCGACAGGCAGATGGCTGGTGGGCACCCTTCAATGAGCCGAGGAAGGGATTGATCCAGGAGAGCATGTCTTTCAATGCCGACCTCTCAAAAGGCTCACCTTCAGAGGTTTCTAagagaaatgcactaaaTTGTGTGTTGAAAAAAGTTTGTTCCATGATTGCTTGGGGAGAAATCGTTTGCATTGCATCCCAAAAGTCAACTGGAGCTTTTTCAAGGAATAGTTGGATTGTGTTGAGAAGGAATCGCAAGCTTGGTGCAGGTATAGCGAGATGATCCACGGAGAGACGGCAAGGGTCTATTTCCAAACCTCGAAGCTGATGTGTAATCTGCTCTTTGTCCAGCTTTCGGACGACGAGCGGCATGCCTCGCCACAACCTCTGAATGACTGCAAATTGTGGTGGCTGTTGTGATGCAGCTCGTAGGCCCATTAAGAGGCCATCGCGTACCGCCCATTCAAATTCTTGGGTAGTGGGAGACCGCGGGTATCGTGACCATGACTGAATAGCCCAGAAGCTTCGGAATTGATTAGAATCAAAAAGAAAGCGAGAGACCGCAGGAATGTAATCTGAAACCTTCAAGCTTCGTTTTGTTTGAATGAGCTTGAATGGCTCATCGAAATATTCCTGCAGAAGACTTTCATTGCGCAGCATGGCTTCACAGCTCAGTGTCTCGAAGATTGACAGTAACGCAGCCCTGTCTAAAACATCCAAGCCAATTTTTTCCAATGGGATTTGCTTCAACTGTGTTTTAGCGGTTGTCAAGTTGCGAGTGATTCGCCTAATGTCCCACTCGTCGATTCTCTGGGCGAATGCCTCAATATCATCTTCGTGATAGTTCTCCTCCTTCAGCAGGTCCATGAGCCAAATCTTACCAATGTAATAATGCTTGATGCATAAATCACATTTCTCCAGCGACTCATCTAGTTTGCACAGGATCCAGTTCTGATCGTCCTCTACGCCATCCTTGTGGTATGCCAGGATGCGCATGGATGAGAGAAAACTCTCTCTTCGAGCAGTCGCTTCGGCCACAATATCCTTAATAGCTTTCCCACCTTCATCCACTTGCTCTAAATTTTCATAGCGTCCGTgatcatcgtcgtctttccGGGGGCAGAAGAGGTGGATGGCTTCCGGGAGGGCCTTGAGCTCTCTGTACAAAACGCAATCGAATTAGTTTCAGCTCATACGTCTCGAGGGGGTTTATGAGGTCTACCTAATCGCAGCCAGAAACTCCATGGCGACTGAAGTCTCGAATTGTGGAGATATTTGTATCAAAATGACAGAGTGCGTGCATTTCCTTCATCCCATGGGCAGAGCAGCTAGAACATCGTTTTGCCAAGAGTTGTCACTGATCTCAAAGTAATTTCACGAGCTTTGACTCAGCTGCTGATGAGAGAATCAAATGGTGTGGCTCAAGCGAAGGACAAAGTAATGTTGATAGTAGCGAGGAGTGGCCTCGCAACCGAGTGATGTATTTAACCACAGTGTGTTGATACTTGAGTGGTCAGATAGATATTAGATCGGCGACGAGATTTAAGTCGCCTTCCACCTCGAAGAATGAGACTCTATGTTTAACCAAAGCAAACGAGGAGAAGATAGCGAACAAAAATCCCCGAAGCAAACGCGGGATGCCGAAGTGCCATTGGCAGATTGTTCGGGCGGTGAAGCTACTGTCAACGCGTAGACGCGCTCCATTTTACCCAAATGGGACAACATCTGGGACCTGGCGATTTTTTTACAACTCAAGACTACACTGTAGGCAGATTTGCTTGAGGAGCCTACACTTGGAAATTCCA
Above is a genomic segment from Penicillium digitatum chromosome 3, complete sequence containing:
- a CDS encoding tRNA-splicing endonuclease, putative, giving the protein MEFLAAIRELKALPEAIHLFCPRKDDDDHGRYENLEQVDEGGKAIKDIVAEATARRESFLSSMRILAYHKDGVEDDQNWILCKLDESLEKCDLCIKHYYIGKIWLMDLLKEENYHEDDIEAFAQRIDEWDIRRITRNLTTAKTQLKQIPLEKIGLDVLDRAALLSIFETLSCEAMLRNESLLQEYFDEPFKLIQTKRSLKVSDYIPAVSRFLFDSNQFRSFWAIQSWSRYPRSPTTQEFEWAVRDGLLMGLRAASQQPPQFAVIQRLWRGMPLVVRKLDKEQITHQLRGLEIDPCRLSVDHLAIPAPSLRFLLNTIQLFLEKAPVDFWDAMQTISPQAIMEQTFFNTQFSAFLLETSEGEPFERSALKDMLSWINPFLGSLKGAHQPSACRFLALQLLGRLQDTQYPNLSRYHCFDIGLASLLQTLRRFTENESSRGTVTRIVLAETMGVVGDTINVIINPPTFDIERSRQEDIRAQRMEVVRNTLALECQSLKTDYEALLKHGTLAHGVSTYSAPIWDAVIKHLHRDNLPLSSSALLGILPLVGLEMFPTKGEGNKEKTHFNMIYGHLTNLSSRIIGRLADFPPEHLETLFRSQDTSSAVISALFAADYDTYTAAVDLIKAVSSQSARRDAISHLLQSSFTTTIYGLSWSFRRISNMKTFAPAPRMLHTGTDIVEILCDSQTGMLRTRNLTDRREVMSLQKLWEYLWLALTTIFDETEAWHLRGNDKTVMLEFCRDTIQFADLLFDQYGVFLGAVGNADPGQTSASENFLKSPTATMSAMVKWLRLKDEFLATTLVGLVSKLLRRLGGMNVTTVRPDALSFIEGVAVNGTIKTILNQREKAELVRSLEAYYKKPVVTASTASLKKQSSITAFAKPSDVSSPSSRITSDDDFDDDILNDQTLLELSSSVEFNKARLATQAKREAEKAAKMRSSTAVKNRPEIFRPNMFPKSVPPVRANDDTTHVLSFREKREREREAKKKRDLIELARLKKNTPAHGVGEQTAEQGSGLKGIGIKGKDHTTPADSMMVSSGDESDSESEDELDKELFGAKPKKPDAVAAYELSKKQSLQQQPIKKVKRHRSVRDMRARLAPDLGSLHHSILSWDFFATGDLPPTTDRTDYSLVSNTFRTPDDYQRTFEPLLILEAWQGFQQAKDEGSFRPFEVKVMTRLAVDSWIEFSTQPLGLPPKDFSLGEGDLVLFSNSPKLTSDPSVPHVLARVCGVNRKNKKMEVTYRVNPGNNKFLSSFGPGTEAWGAKITSLTPVEREYGALMALQYYDLCEEIVLAKPSPLLTYSDTRLQPIMDNYSINRAQARAIKSAVDNDAFTLIQGPPGSGKTKTIIALVGSLLSDVLGKQLIKVNGAPVARNALSKKLLLCAPSNAAVDELVMRLKDGVRTTNGRQEKVSVLRLGRSDAINTKVLDVTLDEMVNARLNQDPSKGNGVDLQKLYEEHKTTDTSFKELRGQLDEARAKGLPPPEELEREFDLMKKKRSQLSTSIDKARDQNHTLARNADMHKRRIQEQIINESHVICTTLSGSGHEIFQGMNVEFETVIIDEAAQCIELSALIPLKYGCSKCVLVGDPKQLPPTVLSKMASKFQYEQSLFVRMQKNHPQDVHLLDIQYRMHPAISHFPSVTFYDGKLQDGPDMAKLRQRPWHQSELLSPYRFFDVQGMHSSAARGHSLINYAELQVAMQLYDRLITDVKEYDFAGKIGIITPYKGQLRELKNQFTQRYGEDILRKVDFNTTDAFQGRESEVIIFSCVRASNKGIGFLADIRRMNVGLTRAKSSLWVLGNSQSLEQGQFWNGLIKNARERNVYTEGDIVKILQKPQFTGYKEIEMVDLGTEETPDSPDYEPPAPPISRPSSASVGLDSRSVSVSTSRRSSPSISRPDGPSGGSKGLDPTKMCGICGSANHFTHNCDNDEAKANARGNCLRCGRAGHTKVACRAERCLECGECGHSSHNCKSTKVLSKFEKSRLGRDELNLKQRQDSFTERQRQRQLGGHNPKIPVVQATNANPPANPVDSYTKRKRDDSSSDGPQAQRPRTGQPHPPNNAPRGPLGRGHPGLSGHPGLSGPSRDNPVANARHGNKGPATNCPPGGLIKPSRDGQAYPTENDPTRAPPMRPGAYAPNQAAPKPRPPMIRKKKETDPFIRPKPKRK